The proteins below come from a single Natrinema sp. SYSU A 869 genomic window:
- the priL gene encoding DNA primase regulatory subunit PriL, with the protein MQRLHARYPFLEAAREAVATEAVDLATVVEQDRAVVNRARQRVITAIEAGSTGETHRDARIELLSYPVARVLVSMVGERVLVRKYARAEAATAYERFTADMADTTELKSIESTGLALEDLLAEFDLRDDIRESSDSYRIDVGTYLPLAEDLWDDGWQLVNQPLDAGNVPVDEDELLTLLREAIRGRIEDGLPFEVPETIATGLEDDADEIREVLADLDLTQDIDTVVPDLFPPCMKALLDQIQKGEHLSHHSRFAITAFLTSIGMNTDQIVDLYRVNSSFGEEMTRYQTDHIRGDSSPTEYSAPSCATMQSYGDCVNKDDLCERIPHPMAYYEQRIDDADDEELEDWREVEDDGQSASGD; encoded by the coding sequence ATGCAGCGACTCCACGCCCGGTACCCGTTTCTCGAGGCGGCCCGCGAGGCCGTCGCGACGGAGGCGGTCGATCTGGCGACCGTCGTCGAGCAAGATCGGGCGGTCGTCAACCGCGCGCGCCAACGTGTTATTACCGCAATCGAAGCGGGGTCGACCGGTGAGACACACCGCGACGCCCGCATCGAGTTGCTCTCCTACCCGGTCGCACGGGTGCTCGTCTCGATGGTCGGCGAACGCGTGCTCGTGCGCAAGTACGCTCGCGCCGAGGCCGCGACGGCCTACGAGCGGTTTACGGCCGACATGGCCGATACGACCGAACTGAAGAGCATCGAGTCGACGGGGCTGGCACTCGAGGACTTACTCGCCGAGTTCGACTTGCGAGACGACATCCGTGAATCGAGCGACAGCTACCGGATCGACGTTGGTACCTACCTGCCGCTGGCCGAAGACCTGTGGGACGACGGGTGGCAACTCGTGAATCAGCCATTGGACGCGGGCAACGTTCCCGTCGACGAGGACGAACTTCTTACGCTCCTGCGGGAGGCGATCCGAGGCCGCATCGAGGATGGGCTACCGTTCGAGGTCCCCGAGACCATCGCGACCGGACTCGAAGACGACGCCGATGAGATCCGCGAGGTGCTGGCCGATCTCGATCTCACTCAGGACATCGACACCGTCGTTCCGGACCTGTTCCCGCCGTGTATGAAGGCGCTGCTCGATCAGATCCAGAAGGGCGAACACCTCTCCCATCACTCTCGCTTCGCGATCACTGCCTTCCTCACGAGTATCGGGATGAACACCGACCAGATCGTCGACCTCTATCGGGTCAACTCGTCGTTCGGCGAGGAGATGACTCGCTATCAGACTGACCATATCCGCGGGGACAGTTCGCCGACGGAGTACTCCGCACCCTCCTGTGCGACCATGCAGTCCTACGGCGACTGCGTGAACAAGGACGATCTCTGTGAGCGCATTCCCCACCCGATGGCGTACTACGAGCAGCGGATCGACGACGCCGACGACGAAGAACTCGAGGACTGGCGAGAAGTTGAGGACGACGGCCAGTCCGCGAGCGGGGACTGA
- a CDS encoding CPBP family intramembrane glutamic endopeptidase yields the protein METSDRQRQDGPLRSTLVAVGLTAFGLLAANMATLPAFALDPSLIESPADASITARTVFMILNFLGFALAGGLYLAVTDRGWSYVDLRAPTKRGWTYVFGGIVGTIVFYILVNLVVQSLSLPSADNQVMSLIDNDPQMVLIMIGIVFFFNAPAEEFLFRNVVQKRLYDAFSRSNAIIIASAIFALVHLLSYALVSGSLLATVVPIVVIFGGAIIFGYLYAKTDNLFVPIAAHAAFNALQFGLLYIALQYDIEEPEAATSLLVDFVGTALL from the coding sequence ATGGAAACATCCGACCGGCAGCGTCAGGACGGGCCACTTCGATCGACACTCGTCGCCGTCGGGTTGACGGCTTTCGGCCTTCTCGCCGCGAATATGGCTACGCTTCCGGCCTTCGCGCTCGATCCGTCGCTGATCGAGTCGCCGGCGGACGCGTCGATTACCGCCCGAACGGTGTTCATGATCCTGAACTTCCTCGGATTCGCCCTCGCTGGCGGGCTCTATCTCGCCGTGACCGACCGCGGCTGGTCGTACGTCGACCTGCGGGCCCCGACGAAACGGGGGTGGACGTATGTCTTCGGTGGTATCGTCGGCACCATCGTGTTCTACATCCTCGTCAATCTCGTCGTTCAGTCGCTCTCCCTGCCGTCAGCGGACAATCAGGTCATGTCGCTTATCGACAACGACCCACAGATGGTGCTGATCATGATCGGCATCGTCTTCTTCTTCAATGCGCCGGCCGAGGAGTTCCTCTTCCGGAACGTCGTCCAGAAGCGCCTCTACGACGCCTTCAGCCGGTCGAACGCGATCATCATCGCCAGTGCAATCTTCGCACTCGTCCACCTGCTATCGTATGCCCTAGTGTCCGGGTCACTGCTCGCAACTGTCGTCCCCATCGTCGTCATCTTCGGTGGCGCGATCATCTTCGGCTATCTCTATGCCAAAACGGACAACCTCTTTGTTCCGATCGCCGCTCACGCCGCGTTCAACGCCCTCCAGTTTGGCCTGCTCTACATCGCACTGCAGTACGATATCGAGGAGCCGGAGGCCGCCACGTCGCTGCTGGTTGACTTCGTCGGGACCGCCCTCCTGTAA
- a CDS encoding SWIM zinc finger family protein yields MKTTASPKAPLPVPSPDHLTKRSRRARTEPMSVLPLGDGLYEVESASDHTYLVDLEAGRCTCPDHVFRKARCKHVRRVAIEITEGRTPPPGEIAVTCHDCDETMFVDEDATAPFYCDEHTLIPGDTVVDRETGDRLTVVDVSELRADAVELKAADCTVAEYGTNEAYKPDVPVVGAVYHHATVARNGVVPSSLKVYVFPRTRLRQVTDSR; encoded by the coding sequence ATGAAAACAACAGCGTCACCGAAAGCACCGCTGCCAGTACCGTCGCCAGACCACCTCACGAAGCGATCGCGCCGAGCGCGCACCGAGCCGATGTCGGTGCTCCCGCTGGGTGACGGCCTCTATGAGGTCGAGTCCGCGAGCGACCACACCTATCTCGTCGATCTCGAGGCGGGCAGATGTACCTGTCCGGATCACGTCTTCCGCAAGGCTCGCTGCAAGCACGTTCGCCGGGTCGCGATCGAGATCACGGAAGGGCGCACCCCGCCGCCGGGCGAGATCGCCGTCACGTGTCACGACTGCGACGAGACGATGTTCGTCGACGAAGACGCGACCGCGCCGTTCTACTGCGACGAACACACGCTCATTCCGGGTGACACCGTCGTCGACCGCGAGACGGGCGACCGCCTCACCGTCGTTGACGTTTCGGAACTGCGGGCCGACGCCGTCGAACTCAAGGCGGCCGACTGTACCGTCGCCGAATACGGGACGAACGAGGCCTATAAACCGGATGTCCCCGTCGTCGGCGCGGTATACCATCATGCCACCGTGGCCAGAAACGGCGTTGTCCCCTCGTCGCTGAAGGTCTACGTCTTCCCGCGGACGCGGCTGCGACAAGTCACCGACTCGAGGTAA
- the hjc gene encoding Holliday junction resolvase Hjc gives MSQAKGDRRERELVNELDEAGFAVMRAPASGSATERELPDVLAGDGEQFYAIEAKSSSGDPIYLTGEEVEALTFFARNFGAKPRIGVRFDREDWYFFHPGDLYVTDGGNYRVKKETALADGTDFPEFTGRSEKVTLADVGDGDDGPDEEIVRVLNAVEQGVMEIDEAAALLE, from the coding sequence ATGTCCCAGGCGAAGGGCGACCGCCGCGAGCGGGAACTCGTCAACGAACTCGACGAGGCCGGCTTCGCGGTGATGCGCGCGCCCGCGAGCGGCTCCGCGACTGAACGCGAACTCCCCGACGTGCTCGCCGGCGACGGCGAGCAGTTCTACGCGATCGAGGCGAAATCGAGTTCGGGCGATCCGATCTACCTCACCGGCGAGGAAGTCGAGGCGCTGACCTTCTTCGCCCGAAACTTCGGCGCGAAACCCCGGATCGGCGTCCGCTTCGACCGCGAGGACTGGTACTTCTTCCATCCCGGCGACCTCTACGTCACCGACGGCGGTAACTACCGTGTTAAGAAGGAAACGGCGCTGGCAGACGGGACCGACTTCCCCGAGTTCACCGGCCGCTCCGAGAAGGTCACGTTAGCGGACGTCGGCGACGGCGACGACGGCCCTGACGAAGAGATCGTTCGAGTCCTGAATGCGGTCGAGCAAGGCGTCATGGAGATTGACGAAGCCGCGGCCCTGCTCGAGTGA
- a CDS encoding M48 family metalloprotease, translated as MSTETGWGSPVVNVVSVAAYALTTIGVAAIGWFVTVFLWGIAIGPDSALAAATAIAVVPVLALGYVAVSMEGSPTLSMAAYVICLAGAAAAFLAAVWATVFLFVVIPLGFDTAATAAGLVTLALAAAVAAVSVAAVTAVGKSTDWTLVFRMAVAILLLVLITIGFLAAIWLVAFVLSTLLVGPVLGVYVAGGITVLATVVLGYHEYTQVESIEQRADATPTSAADLPGIHATTTKVATQLGVPMPTIAISETHAPEAMVVGFRPSDTHLILSYGAVTALTDAELEAVIAHELAHVANRDAMVMTAVSAPVVLADGLRARVRDDLLLHGGREWDEDEWKPPAETPDPDGEWGDDEIFGPDDEWRAMTLSPNSDDDDNANESDGWLLSLVLFIIATVAWLISRAITAVLSRARETAADRTAVEVTGSPAALAGALRALDDRITQMPTRDLREVASVSSLSILPLEPMATDPGDPDSVLGRARNRLHRLRVRLFRSHPPTEQRLAELEALERERR; from the coding sequence ATGTCGACGGAAACCGGATGGGGGTCTCCGGTCGTCAACGTCGTTTCGGTCGCGGCGTACGCACTGACGACGATCGGGGTGGCTGCGATCGGCTGGTTCGTGACAGTTTTCCTGTGGGGGATCGCGATCGGTCCCGATTCCGCGCTGGCCGCGGCGACCGCGATCGCCGTCGTTCCCGTGCTCGCGCTCGGCTACGTCGCAGTCTCGATGGAGGGGAGCCCCACACTGTCGATGGCCGCCTATGTAATCTGTCTCGCGGGTGCGGCGGCCGCTTTCCTCGCGGCCGTCTGGGCGACGGTGTTTCTGTTCGTCGTGATCCCGCTCGGGTTCGATACCGCAGCGACCGCGGCGGGGCTCGTCACGCTCGCGTTGGCGGCCGCCGTCGCGGCGGTCTCGGTGGCGGCGGTCACCGCGGTCGGGAAGTCGACGGATTGGACGCTCGTGTTCCGAATGGCCGTCGCGATACTCCTGCTCGTCCTCATCACGATCGGCTTTCTCGCCGCGATCTGGCTCGTCGCGTTCGTCCTGTCTACCCTCCTCGTCGGGCCGGTCCTCGGGGTGTACGTGGCTGGCGGGATCACCGTCCTCGCGACAGTCGTCCTCGGCTACCACGAGTACACGCAGGTCGAGTCCATCGAGCAGCGGGCGGACGCGACGCCGACGTCCGCCGCCGACCTACCTGGAATCCACGCGACGACGACGAAGGTCGCCACCCAGCTCGGCGTCCCGATGCCGACGATTGCTATCTCCGAAACGCACGCCCCCGAGGCGATGGTCGTCGGGTTCCGACCGAGCGACACGCACCTTATCCTTTCCTATGGTGCCGTCACGGCGCTCACCGACGCCGAACTCGAGGCGGTCATCGCTCACGAACTCGCCCACGTGGCGAACAGGGATGCGATGGTGATGACTGCCGTCTCGGCACCGGTCGTCCTCGCCGACGGCCTGCGAGCGCGGGTGCGCGACGACCTGTTACTACACGGCGGTCGGGAGTGGGACGAAGACGAGTGGAAGCCGCCCGCGGAGACGCCCGATCCGGACGGAGAGTGGGGTGACGACGAAATCTTCGGCCCCGACGACGAGTGGCGAGCGATGACTCTTTCGCCGAATTCAGACGACGATGACAACGCGAACGAGAGCGACGGCTGGCTCCTCAGTTTAGTCCTCTTCATCATCGCGACCGTGGCGTGGCTCATCAGCCGAGCGATTACTGCCGTCCTCTCGCGGGCCAGGGAGACAGCCGCAGATCGCACCGCCGTCGAGGTGACCGGATCGCCGGCCGCCCTCGCTGGCGCACTCCGGGCACTCGACGACCGCATCACGCAGATGCCGACCCGCGATCTCCGCGAGGTCGCGAGCGTCTCCTCGCTGTCGATCCTACCCCTCGAGCCGATGGCGACCGACCCGGGCGACCCCGATTCAGTCCTCGGGAGGGCTCGAAATCGGCTCCACCGGCTTCGCGTCCGGTTGTTCCGGTCGCATCCGCCGACCGAGCAGCGACTCGCCGAACTCGAGGCCCTCGAGCGGGAGCGCCGCTGA